The following coding sequences lie in one Phalacrocorax aristotelis chromosome 2, bGulAri2.1, whole genome shotgun sequence genomic window:
- the GATAD1 gene encoding GATA zinc finger domain-containing protein 1 isoform X1 — translation MPLGLKPTCSVCRSTSSSMWKKGGQGEILCNNCTARSAPPGPAAFATTSAAAQHSNGGGGGGKQVSAPGPSAERGARPRRLAPTPPAIPCIYSVISPPAQSKQEIHRRSARLRNTKYKSAPAAEKKVSTKGKGRRHIFKLKNPIKAPESVSTIITAESIFYKGVYYQIGDVVSVVDEQDGKTYYAQIRGFIQDQYCEKSAALTWLIPTQASPKDCFDPASYIIGPEEDLPRKMEYLEFVCHAPSEYFKSRSSPFPTVPTRPEKGYIWTHVGPTPAISIKETVTNNL, via the exons ATGCCGCTGGGGCTGAAGCCCACCTGCAGCGTgtgccgcagcacgtcctcctCCATGTGGAAGAAGGGCGGCCAGGGCGAGATCCTGTGTAACAACTGCACggcccgctccgccccgcccgggCCCGCCGCCTTCGCCACCACCTCGGCCGCCGCCCAGCACAGcaacggcggcggcggcggcgggaagcAGGTGAGCGCTCCGGGGCCGAGCGCGGAGCGGGGGgctcggccccgccgcctcgCCCCCACCCCTCCCGCCATTCCGTGTATTTACTCGGTGatttccccccccgcccagaGCAAGCAGGAGATCCACCGGCGGTCTGCGCGGCTGAGGAACACCAAGTACAAGTCGGCGCCCGCCGCGGAGAAGAAGGTTTCCACGaagggcaaggggaggaggcaCATCTTTAAGTTAAAAAAC CCCATCAAGGCTCCTGAGTCTGTATCCACTATAATTACAGCCGAATCAATCTTTTATAAG GGTGTATACTACCAAATTGGAGATGTTGTTTCAGTGGTTGATGAGCAGGATGGGAAAACATACTACGCTCAGATACGTGGGTTTATTCAGGACCAATACTGTGAAAAGAGTGCTGCACTAACCTGGCTCATTCCTACGCAAGCCAGCCCCAAAGATTGTTTTGACCCAGCATCCTATATCATAG gacCAGAAGAAGATCTCCCAAGGAAAATGGAATATTTAGAATTTGTTTGTCATGCACCTTCGGAATATTTCAAATCTCGGTCGTCTCCCTTCCCTACTGTTCCTACAAGACCAGAGAAGGGCTATATATGGACTCATGTGGGACCTACTCCTGCAATCTCCATTAAAGAAACAGTTACCAATAATTTAtag
- the GATAD1 gene encoding GATA zinc finger domain-containing protein 1 isoform X2 has protein sequence MPLGLKPTCSVCRSTSSSMWKKGGQGEILCNNCTARSAPPGPAAFATTSAAAQHSNGGGGGGKQSKQEIHRRSARLRNTKYKSAPAAEKKVSTKGKGRRHIFKLKNPIKAPESVSTIITAESIFYKGVYYQIGDVVSVVDEQDGKTYYAQIRGFIQDQYCEKSAALTWLIPTQASPKDCFDPASYIIGPEEDLPRKMEYLEFVCHAPSEYFKSRSSPFPTVPTRPEKGYIWTHVGPTPAISIKETVTNNL, from the exons ATGCCGCTGGGGCTGAAGCCCACCTGCAGCGTgtgccgcagcacgtcctcctCCATGTGGAAGAAGGGCGGCCAGGGCGAGATCCTGTGTAACAACTGCACggcccgctccgccccgcccgggCCCGCCGCCTTCGCCACCACCTCGGCCGCCGCCCAGCACAGcaacggcggcggcggcggcgggaagcAG aGCAAGCAGGAGATCCACCGGCGGTCTGCGCGGCTGAGGAACACCAAGTACAAGTCGGCGCCCGCCGCGGAGAAGAAGGTTTCCACGaagggcaaggggaggaggcaCATCTTTAAGTTAAAAAAC CCCATCAAGGCTCCTGAGTCTGTATCCACTATAATTACAGCCGAATCAATCTTTTATAAG GGTGTATACTACCAAATTGGAGATGTTGTTTCAGTGGTTGATGAGCAGGATGGGAAAACATACTACGCTCAGATACGTGGGTTTATTCAGGACCAATACTGTGAAAAGAGTGCTGCACTAACCTGGCTCATTCCTACGCAAGCCAGCCCCAAAGATTGTTTTGACCCAGCATCCTATATCATAG gacCAGAAGAAGATCTCCCAAGGAAAATGGAATATTTAGAATTTGTTTGTCATGCACCTTCGGAATATTTCAAATCTCGGTCGTCTCCCTTCCCTACTGTTCCTACAAGACCAGAGAAGGGCTATATATGGACTCATGTGGGACCTACTCCTGCAATCTCCATTAAAGAAACAGTTACCAATAATTTAtag